TTGGAAAATATCAATGAGCTTTGGGACAACACACTTAAAAAGATAGAAGAAAAAATCAGCAAACCAAGCTTTGAAACCTGGCTAAAGAGCACAAAAGCAGATTCTCTTAAAGATGATACGCTCATTATCGTAGCGCCCAATGAATTTGCTAGGGATTGGCTTGAAAGCCGTTATTCTAAGTTAATCTCTGATGCTTTATTTGAAGTAACAGGAGCAAAGCTTCAAACAAAATTTATTATTCCTGAAGCAAAAGATGTAACTCCTGACGAAGTGAAACCAGCCATGAAACAGGTTCAGAATATGGAACAAAATGAGCAAGAGGAATCGCCTCAAAGCATGCTAAATTCTAAGTATACGTTTGATACATTTGTCATTGGATCAGGAAACCGTTTTGCTCACGCAGCCTCACTCGCTGTAGCTGAAGCACCTGCAAAAGCATACAATCCTTTATTTATATACGGGGGTGTTGGGTTAGGGAAAACACACCTCATGCATGCAATTGGCCATTATGTTCTTGATCATAATCCATCTGCTAAAGTGGTTTATCTTTCTTCAGAGAAATTTACAAATGAATTTATCAATTCCATCAGAGACAACAAAGCCGTTAATTTCCGCAACAAATACCGCAATGTAGACGTGCTATTAATTGATGATATTCAATTCCTTGCGGGAAAAGAACAAACCCAAGAAG
The nucleotide sequence above comes from Pontibacillus chungwhensis. Encoded proteins:
- the dnaA gene encoding chromosomal replication initiator protein DnaA, translating into MENINELWDNTLKKIEEKISKPSFETWLKSTKADSLKDDTLIIVAPNEFARDWLESRYSKLISDALFEVTGAKLQTKFIIPEAKDVTPDEVKPAMKQVQNMEQNEQEESPQSMLNSKYTFDTFVIGSGNRFAHAASLAVAEAPAKAYNPLFIYGGVGLGKTHLMHAIGHYVLDHNPSAKVVYLSSEKFTNEFINSIRDNKAVNFRNKYRNVDVLLIDDIQFLAGKEQTQEEFFHTFNTLHEENKQIVISSDRPPKEIPTLEDRLRSRFEWGLITDITPPDLETRIAILRKKAKAEGLDIPNEVMLYIANQIDTNIRELEGALIRVVAYSSLINRDIDASLAAEALKDIIPSSKPKVITIQAIQEVVAEKYNIKLDDFAAKKRTKTIAYPRQIAMYLSREMTDYSLPKIGEEFGGRDHTTVIHAHEKISKMLSQDQQLQKDLDDLKETLKS